A part of Micromonospora chersina genomic DNA contains:
- a CDS encoding RNA polymerase-binding protein RbpA yields the protein MGERMLRGSRLGAVSYESDRNTELAPRQTREYLCAKGHQFEVPFAVDAEVPTTWECKFDGSVARLVDGSEPEQKKAKPPRTHWDMLLERRSIAELEDILAERLQEVRTRRGRA from the coding sequence ATGGGCGAGCGTATGCTGCGCGGTAGCCGGCTGGGCGCGGTCAGCTACGAATCCGACCGCAACACGGAGCTCGCGCCGCGTCAGACCCGCGAGTACCTCTGCGCGAAGGGGCACCAGTTCGAGGTGCCGTTCGCCGTCGACGCCGAGGTCCCGACGACCTGGGAGTGCAAGTTCGACGGCAGCGTCGCCCGCCTGGTCGACGGCAGCGAGCCGGAGCAGAAGAAGGCCAAGCCGCCGCGCACCCACTGGGACATGCTGCTGGAGCGGCGCTCCATCGCCGAGCTGGAGGACATCCTGGCCGAGCGGCTCCAGGAGGTCCGCACCCGCCGCGGTCGCGCCTGA
- a CDS encoding FxsA family protein, translated as MRRGLKYVPPALLLLALLELTVFVLVGRGVGFGFAVLLVFAASLLGLVLLRREGMRAWRGFRAAVESGQPPGRQVTDGLVGLLGALLLALPGLVSGVVGLLLLVPPLRRLAGVGVRRATERRVSSMVAGDLFGPRRVRVRRGAPQPTPAPQQPPVTEPGRAIEGEIVEPGR; from the coding sequence ATGCGCCGAGGACTGAAGTACGTACCACCGGCTCTGCTGCTGCTCGCGCTGCTGGAGCTGACCGTGTTCGTCCTGGTGGGCCGGGGCGTCGGGTTCGGGTTCGCGGTGCTGCTGGTGTTCGCGGCGTCGCTGCTGGGCCTGGTGCTGCTGCGCCGGGAGGGCATGCGGGCCTGGCGCGGTTTCCGGGCCGCCGTGGAGTCCGGGCAGCCGCCGGGGCGGCAGGTGACCGACGGTCTCGTGGGGCTGCTGGGTGCGCTGCTGCTGGCGCTGCCCGGCCTGGTCAGCGGCGTGGTGGGGCTGCTGTTGCTGGTGCCGCCGCTGCGGCGGCTGGCCGGCGTCGGGGTGCGTCGGGCCACCGAGCGGCGGGTGTCGTCGATGGTCGCCGGCGACCTGTTCGGGCCGCGGCGGGTGCGGGTGCGCCGGGGCGCGCCGCAGCCCACCCCGGCCCCGCAGCAGCCGCCGGTGACCGAGCCGGGCCGGGCCATCGAGGGGGAGATCGTCGAACCCGGCCGGTAG
- a CDS encoding polyprenol monophosphomannose synthase: MGVTADRRTVGHPGVGRVLVVIPTYNEADNVDRIVARVREAAPAVDVLVADDNSPDGTGAIADGLAGADPQVHVLHRPGKEGLGAAYLAGFAWARRRGYDAVVEMDADGSHAPEDLPALLDAARDADMVIGSRWTRGARVLNWPLRRLLLSRAGNLYARLALGVPVSDATGGYRVYRAAALDAIDLASVRSQGYAFQVELSRLAHRAGVRMVEVPITFAEREHGDSKMSPLIVAEALWRITTWGLRDRRAAARRPDALARWP; encoded by the coding sequence GTGGGCGTGACAGCCGACAGGCGCACGGTCGGCCATCCCGGGGTGGGACGGGTCCTCGTGGTCATTCCCACCTACAACGAGGCCGACAACGTCGACCGGATCGTCGCCCGGGTACGGGAGGCCGCCCCGGCGGTGGACGTCCTCGTCGCCGACGACAACAGCCCCGACGGCACCGGCGCGATCGCCGACGGGCTGGCCGGCGCCGACCCGCAGGTGCACGTCCTGCACCGTCCCGGCAAGGAAGGGCTCGGCGCGGCCTACCTGGCCGGTTTCGCCTGGGCCCGCCGGCGCGGCTACGACGCCGTGGTGGAGATGGACGCCGACGGCTCGCACGCCCCGGAGGACCTGCCCGCGCTGCTGGACGCCGCCCGCGACGCCGACATGGTGATCGGCTCCCGGTGGACGCGCGGGGCGCGGGTGCTGAACTGGCCGCTGCGGCGGCTGCTGCTGTCCCGGGCCGGGAACCTGTACGCGCGGCTCGCGCTGGGCGTGCCCGTCTCCGACGCCACGGGCGGCTACCGGGTGTACCGGGCGGCCGCGCTGGACGCCATCGACCTGGCCTCGGTGCGCTCGCAGGGGTACGCGTTCCAGGTGGAGCTGTCCCGGCTGGCGCACCGCGCCGGGGTGCGCATGGTCGAGGTGCCGATCACCTTCGCCGAGCGGGAGCACGGCGACAGCAAGATGAGCCCGCTGATCGTGGCGGAGGCGCTGTGGCGGATCACCACGTGGGGGCTGCGGGACCGGCGGGCCGCGGCGCGCCGCCCCGACGCGTTGGCCCGGTGGCCGTGA
- the lnt gene encoding apolipoprotein N-acyltransferase, with the protein MTTLDREETRATDGARPGDGGRPLPLKLAVPAALLAGLALLVAFPPYGLWPLAPVGVALLAAAAHRRRLRAGAGLGFLAGVALFAPLLEWTNLHTGYLPWLLLSLLQAGYLALLGAATAWVSPLVDRHRAVWPLVTGVLWVGQEALRDRTPFGGFPWGRLAFSQDTSPLLRLAALGGAPLVTFAVAVAGGILLALAWRDWRSPAGLWRPVAGLAAALAAVLAAGTAVPTGVRGGGDTVTVAIVQGNVPRLGLDFNAQRQAVLNNHVDATLKLAEQVAAGTQRRPDLVVWPENSSDIDPLRNPGAGERISQAADAIGAPILVGAVLLGPGEGQVRNAGLLWRPGSGADLEQLYTKRHPVPFAEYVPLREIARMVSSEVDRVRSDFVPGSTPGVLDTGVATLGDVICFEVAYDGIVRDTVTGGAQLLVVQTNNATFDVAEARQQLAMVRLRAVEHGRAALMASTVGVSGFVSPDGRVDGATGFNTAAVVVRQMRLGDGRTPATTAGVWPEVALAALAVAALAGAAVLRRRREVDPG; encoded by the coding sequence GTGACGACGCTGGACCGGGAAGAGACGCGTGCCACCGACGGGGCACGCCCGGGCGACGGCGGGCGTCCCCTGCCGCTGAAACTGGCCGTCCCGGCGGCCCTGCTGGCCGGTCTGGCGCTTCTTGTCGCCTTCCCCCCGTACGGGCTGTGGCCCCTCGCCCCGGTCGGTGTGGCGCTGCTCGCCGCCGCGGCGCACCGGCGGCGGCTGCGCGCCGGCGCCGGGCTGGGCTTCCTCGCCGGTGTGGCGCTGTTCGCGCCGCTGCTGGAGTGGACCAACCTGCACACCGGCTACCTGCCGTGGCTGCTGCTGTCCCTGCTCCAGGCCGGCTACCTGGCGCTGCTCGGCGCCGCCACCGCCTGGGTGTCCCCGCTTGTCGACCGGCACCGCGCGGTATGGCCCCTGGTCACCGGTGTGCTGTGGGTGGGCCAGGAGGCGCTGCGCGACCGCACCCCGTTCGGCGGGTTCCCGTGGGGGCGGCTGGCGTTCAGCCAGGACACGTCCCCGCTGCTGCGGCTGGCCGCGCTCGGCGGCGCCCCGCTGGTCACGTTCGCCGTCGCCGTCGCGGGCGGGATCCTGCTCGCCCTGGCGTGGCGGGACTGGCGTAGTCCCGCCGGGCTGTGGCGGCCGGTGGCCGGGCTGGCGGCCGCCCTCGCCGCGGTGCTCGCCGCCGGCACCGCCGTCCCGACCGGGGTACGCGGCGGCGGCGACACCGTCACCGTCGCCATCGTCCAGGGCAACGTGCCCCGCCTCGGGCTGGACTTCAACGCCCAACGGCAGGCGGTGCTGAACAACCACGTCGACGCCACCCTGAAACTGGCCGAACAGGTCGCCGCCGGGACACAACGCCGCCCCGACCTGGTGGTGTGGCCGGAGAACTCCAGCGACATCGACCCGCTGCGCAACCCCGGCGCCGGCGAGCGCATCTCCCAGGCCGCCGACGCGATCGGCGCGCCGATCCTGGTCGGCGCCGTGCTCCTCGGCCCCGGCGAGGGTCAGGTCCGCAACGCCGGCCTGCTGTGGCGGCCCGGCAGCGGCGCCGACCTGGAGCAGCTCTACACCAAGCGGCACCCCGTGCCGTTCGCCGAGTACGTGCCGCTGCGCGAGATCGCCCGGATGGTCAGCTCCGAGGTCGACCGGGTCCGCTCCGACTTCGTCCCCGGCAGCACCCCCGGCGTGCTGGACACCGGCGTGGCCACCCTCGGCGACGTGATCTGCTTCGAGGTCGCCTACGACGGCATCGTCCGGGACACCGTCACCGGCGGCGCGCAGCTGCTCGTGGTGCAGACCAACAACGCCACCTTCGACGTGGCCGAGGCCCGCCAGCAGTTGGCCATGGTGCGGCTGCGTGCCGTCGAGCACGGTCGCGCCGCCCTGATGGCCTCCACGGTCGGGGTGTCCGGGTTCGTTTCCCCCGACGGGCGGGTAGACGGGGCGACCGGGTTCAACACCGCCGCGGTGGTGGTGCGGCAGATGCGGCTCGGCGACGGGCGTACCCCGGCCACCACGGCGGGGGTGTGGCCCGAGGTGGCCCTCGCGGCGCTGGCCGTCGCGGCCCTGGCCGGCGCGGCCGTGCTGCGCCGCCGCCGGGAGGTCGACCCGGGCTAG
- a CDS encoding glutamate mutase L, producing the protein MNLAVCADVGSTYTKAAVVDLDGGRLVGAAAAPTTVGTDVLHGLDAAVGAATAGLAAGDLPWYVCSSAGGGLRLAVIGYEPLVTAQAGRRVGLSAGANVVHVAAGRLGQADLTALRAARPDVVLLVGGTDGGDADTLTHNATRLARARWRVPVVLAGNADVRDDLHALLAAAKVPVTAADNVLPRIGVLTPAPARAAIREVFLRHVIGGKKLSRGGRFARLVRAATPDAVLTGVEVLADALGGDLAVVDVGGATTDVYSVLTPDERDSGPSQEVAGTLWRARTVEGDLGMRWSAPGVVRAAAEERLLAAGEADDLAAAAAVRAADPGFLPAGDADRAADRRIAALAATVALRRHARGAATGERAGRDLRDIKVMVGSGGVLRHAAPGDAAAVLAAVLGDHAGGWPLPRAARAVVDVDYVLAAGGLLAADHPDAAATLLRRHLAG; encoded by the coding sequence GTGAACCTCGCCGTCTGCGCCGACGTCGGGTCGACGTACACCAAGGCCGCGGTGGTCGACCTCGACGGCGGCCGCCTGGTCGGCGCGGCGGCCGCCCCGACCACCGTGGGCACCGACGTGCTGCACGGCCTGGACGCCGCCGTCGGCGCCGCCACCGCCGGACTGGCCGCCGGGGACCTGCCCTGGTACGTCTGCTCGTCGGCCGGCGGTGGCCTGCGCCTGGCCGTCATCGGCTACGAGCCCCTCGTGACCGCGCAGGCCGGCCGGCGGGTCGGGCTGTCCGCGGGGGCAAACGTGGTGCACGTGGCCGCCGGGCGCCTCGGTCAGGCCGACCTGACCGCGCTGCGCGCCGCCCGCCCCGACGTGGTGCTGCTCGTGGGCGGCACCGACGGCGGCGACGCGGACACCCTCACCCACAACGCCACCCGGCTGGCGCGGGCGCGCTGGCGGGTGCCGGTGGTCCTCGCCGGCAACGCCGACGTCCGCGACGACCTGCACGCCCTGCTGGCCGCGGCGAAGGTGCCGGTCACCGCCGCCGACAACGTGCTGCCCCGCATCGGGGTGCTCACCCCCGCGCCGGCCCGCGCCGCGATCCGGGAGGTGTTCCTGCGGCACGTCATCGGCGGCAAGAAACTGTCCCGCGGCGGCCGGTTCGCGCGGCTGGTGCGGGCCGCCACCCCCGACGCGGTGCTCACCGGCGTGGAGGTCCTCGCCGACGCCCTCGGCGGGGACCTGGCCGTCGTCGACGTCGGCGGGGCCACCACCGACGTGTACTCGGTGCTCACCCCCGACGAGCGGGACAGCGGCCCCAGCCAGGAGGTCGCCGGCACGCTGTGGCGGGCCCGCACCGTCGAGGGGGACCTCGGCATGCGGTGGAGCGCCCCCGGCGTGGTCCGCGCCGCCGCCGAGGAGCGGCTGCTCGCCGCGGGGGAGGCCGACGACCTGGCGGCCGCGGCGGCCGTGCGGGCCGCCGACCCCGGGTTCCTGCCCGCCGGCGACGCCGACCGGGCCGCCGACCGGCGCATCGCCGCGCTCGCCGCGACGGTGGCGCTGCGCCGGCACGCCCGCGGCGCCGCCACCGGCGAACGCGCCGGCCGGGACCTGCGCGACATCAAGGTCATGGTCGGTTCCGGCGGGGTGCTGCGGCACGCCGCGCCCGGCGACGCCGCCGCGGTGCTCGCCGCGGTGCTCGGCGACCACGCCGGTGGGTGGCCGCTGCCCCGGGCCGCCCGCGCCGTCGTCGACGTCGACTACGTCCTGGCCGCCGGTGGGCTGCTCGCCGCCGACCACCCCGACGCGGCGGCCACGCTGCTGCGCCGGCACCTGGCCGGCTGA
- a CDS encoding hotdog domain-containing protein, which yields MSDSRVGLTVTHRRYVPYSHAHYAGNLVDGAYALGLFGDVATEVCIRTDGDEGLFASYSDVQFKAPMKAGDVLEVVATVTRVGTRSRTIDFAARVVCRGRPDKSESAAEVLAEPIVAVTATGTVVVPPAA from the coding sequence ATGAGCGACTCCCGGGTCGGCCTGACCGTCACCCACCGCCGGTACGTGCCGTACTCCCACGCCCACTACGCGGGCAACCTGGTCGACGGCGCGTACGCGCTGGGGTTGTTCGGGGACGTCGCCACCGAGGTGTGCATCCGCACCGACGGCGACGAGGGGTTGTTCGCCTCCTACTCCGACGTGCAGTTCAAGGCGCCCATGAAGGCCGGTGACGTGCTGGAGGTGGTCGCCACCGTCACCCGGGTCGGCACCCGCAGCCGCACCATCGACTTCGCCGCCCGGGTGGTGTGCCGGGGCCGCCCCGACAAGTCCGAGTCGGCCGCCGAGGTCCTCGCCGAGCCGATCGTGGCGGTCACCGCGACCGGCACGGTTGTCGTCCCCCCGGCGGCGTGA
- a CDS encoding OAM dimerization domain-containing protein: MTEKKIVRPYGDTTGDGMVQVSFTLPVPHDKRAEGAAVQLANKMGIDPAMLVHAKQMGDGFTFFVVYGRVNHLVDLDKVQVVERDFPLLSAKEVNTVVKQKMRRKLSVVGACIGTDAHTVGIDAILNVKGIAGEKGLEYYRELKVTNLGAQVSVPELVEAARREKADAVLVSQVVTQRDAHLHNTREMSAAFREAMPAGKRPLLIVGGPRFDETMTGELGVDRIFGRGTTPGEVASYLVHALITEKKARA; encoded by the coding sequence ATGACGGAGAAGAAGATCGTCCGGCCGTACGGGGACACCACCGGCGACGGCATGGTGCAGGTGTCGTTCACGTTGCCGGTGCCGCACGACAAGCGCGCCGAGGGCGCCGCCGTGCAGCTGGCCAACAAGATGGGCATCGACCCGGCGATGCTGGTCCACGCCAAGCAGATGGGCGACGGGTTCACCTTCTTCGTCGTCTACGGGCGGGTGAACCACCTCGTCGACCTCGACAAGGTGCAGGTGGTGGAACGGGACTTCCCGCTGCTGTCGGCCAAGGAGGTCAACACGGTGGTGAAGCAGAAGATGCGCCGCAAGCTGTCCGTGGTGGGCGCCTGCATCGGCACCGACGCGCACACCGTCGGCATCGACGCGATCCTCAACGTGAAGGGCATTGCCGGGGAGAAGGGCCTGGAGTACTACCGGGAGCTGAAGGTCACCAACCTGGGCGCGCAGGTCAGCGTCCCGGAGCTGGTGGAGGCGGCCCGGCGGGAGAAGGCCGACGCCGTGCTGGTCTCCCAGGTCGTCACGCAACGCGACGCGCACCTGCACAACACCCGGGAGATGTCCGCCGCGTTCCGGGAGGCCATGCCCGCCGGCAAGCGGCCCCTGCTGATCGTCGGCGGGCCCCGCTTCGACGAGACCATGACCGGGGAGCTGGGCGTCGACCGGATCTTCGGTCGCGGCACCACCCCCGGCGAGGTCGCCAGCTACCTGGTGCACGCCCTGATCACCGAGAAGAAGGCGAGAGCATGA
- a CDS encoding lysine 5,6-aminomutase subunit alpha yields MTGKLGLDPALVARARELARRAGQPVVDLARSHTTVSVERAVLRLAGVTGADPDGIPWVNRLVDAVVADVGLGHGVAVPVFDALAREQIADVTLLAQKAAAGSVRFTLPTGKAATAARRAARKAVAAGVRQIDRRRAERDRLVKRYGDPKQRPWIYLIVATGDIYEDIPQAQAAARAGADIIAVIRSTGQSLLDYVPEGATREGFAGTYATQENFRLMRAALDESSRELGRYVRLTNYASGLCMPEMATLAGLERLDMMLNDSMYGILFRDINPIRTFVDQRFSRQVHARAGIIINTGEDNYLTTADAVDEAHTVTVSQLLNEYFAHEAGLADWQLGLGHAFEINPDVPESFRLELAHALLARELFPDAPLKWMPPTKHMTGDVFRGNLLDGFFNLVGTMTGQGILLVGMMTEAVVTPWLSDRDIALQNVRYVLGAAGGLHEDFVPAPGGFIQQRAHRVLGEAVDLLDRIGDQSLLTAIAEGTFGIMKRPADRGKGLDGVAKHEADYYNPATDILEQAA; encoded by the coding sequence GTGACAGGCAAGCTTGGGTTGGATCCGGCGCTGGTGGCGCGGGCGCGGGAGTTGGCGCGCCGGGCCGGGCAGCCGGTGGTGGATCTGGCGCGCAGCCACACGACGGTGTCGGTGGAGCGGGCGGTGCTGCGGTTGGCCGGGGTGACCGGCGCCGACCCGGACGGCATCCCGTGGGTGAACCGCCTCGTGGACGCGGTCGTCGCGGACGTGGGTCTGGGGCACGGGGTGGCGGTGCCGGTGTTCGACGCGCTGGCGCGGGAGCAGATCGCCGACGTGACGCTGCTGGCGCAGAAGGCCGCCGCCGGGTCGGTGCGGTTCACGCTGCCCACGGGAAAGGCCGCGACGGCGGCCCGGCGGGCCGCCCGGAAGGCGGTCGCGGCGGGTGTGCGGCAGATCGACCGGCGCCGCGCCGAGCGGGACCGGCTCGTCAAGCGGTACGGGGATCCGAAGCAGCGGCCGTGGATCTACCTGATCGTGGCCACCGGCGACATCTACGAGGACATCCCGCAGGCGCAGGCGGCGGCGCGGGCGGGCGCGGACATCATCGCGGTGATCCGCTCCACCGGGCAGTCGCTGCTGGACTACGTGCCGGAGGGCGCCACCCGGGAGGGCTTCGCGGGCACGTACGCGACGCAGGAGAACTTCCGGCTGATGCGGGCGGCGCTGGACGAGTCGTCGCGGGAGCTGGGCCGGTACGTGCGGCTGACGAACTACGCGTCGGGCCTGTGCATGCCGGAGATGGCCACCCTGGCGGGCCTGGAACGGCTCGACATGATGCTGAACGACTCGATGTACGGGATCCTGTTCCGCGACATCAACCCGATCCGCACGTTCGTGGACCAGCGGTTCTCCCGGCAGGTGCACGCCCGCGCGGGGATCATCATCAACACCGGTGAGGACAACTACCTCACCACCGCCGACGCGGTGGACGAGGCGCACACGGTGACGGTGTCGCAGCTGCTCAACGAGTACTTCGCCCACGAGGCGGGCCTGGCGGACTGGCAGCTGGGGCTGGGGCACGCGTTCGAGATCAACCCGGACGTGCCGGAGTCGTTCCGCCTGGAGTTGGCCCACGCGCTGCTGGCCCGGGAGCTGTTCCCCGACGCGCCGTTGAAGTGGATGCCGCCGACGAAGCACATGACCGGGGACGTGTTCCGCGGGAACCTGCTCGACGGGTTCTTCAACCTGGTCGGCACCATGACCGGGCAGGGCATCCTGCTGGTCGGCATGATGACCGAGGCGGTGGTCACCCCGTGGCTGTCCGACCGGGACATCGCCCTGCAGAACGTGCGGTACGTGCTGGGCGCCGCCGGCGGGCTGCACGAGGACTTCGTGCCGGCGCCGGGCGGGTTCATCCAGCAGCGCGCCCACCGGGTGCTCGGCGAGGCCGTGGACCTGCTGGACCGCATCGGTGACCAGTCGCTGCTGACGGCGATCGCCGAGGGCACGTTCGGGATCATGAAGCGGCCCGCGGACCGGGGCAAGGGCCTCGACGGCGTCGCGAAGCACGAGGCCGACTACTACAACCCGGCCACGGACATCCTGGAGCAGGCGGCATGA
- a CDS encoding amidohydrolase → MTNPSTLYRGGVLHCPADPSATALLVRDGRIAWLGADADAPAADRVVELGGALVTPAFVDAHVHATDTGLALSGLDLSAVRSASGLLEAVAAFAAALPADAVVLGHGWDESSWAEPALPDAAALDRAAGGRKVYLSQASIHSALVSAALLAACPDAAAAAGYDPSGWLRRDAHHVVRAAAFASVTRAQRVAAQRRALQHAASLGIAAVHECGGPDISDEEDFTGLLGISGAGVPEVYGYWGELLGAAKARELGAVGAGGDLFADGALGSRTAHVSAAYLDGEPGACGHGYVSAEQVRDHLLDCAAHGLQGGFHAIGDAAIGTVLEGFAQAAQKVGVDRLRAARHRIEHAEIMSKRLIAGFVEYGIVASMQPAFDRLWGGAGRMYESRLGLSRSLESNPMGAMHGVGVALAFGSDSPVTPLDPWGSVRAAAAHHNPVQRMSVRAAFAAHTRGGWRAVHLDNEGVLALGAPATFAVWDTPAGVERGLPVLQAEDPEARGAEDPTPLPVCRATVLRGDVIYQEGSLE, encoded by the coding sequence ATGACGAACCCCTCGACCTTGTACCGCGGCGGAGTGCTGCACTGTCCGGCCGATCCGAGCGCGACGGCGTTGCTGGTGCGTGACGGGCGGATCGCCTGGCTGGGCGCCGACGCGGACGCGCCGGCCGCCGACCGGGTGGTGGAGCTGGGCGGGGCGCTGGTGACGCCGGCGTTCGTGGACGCGCACGTGCACGCCACCGACACGGGGTTGGCCCTGTCGGGGCTGGACCTGTCGGCGGTGCGCTCGGCGTCCGGGCTGCTGGAGGCGGTGGCCGCGTTCGCGGCGGCGCTGCCGGCCGACGCGGTGGTGCTGGGGCACGGCTGGGACGAGTCGTCCTGGGCGGAGCCGGCCCTGCCGGACGCGGCGGCGCTGGACCGGGCGGCCGGGGGCCGGAAGGTGTACCTGTCGCAGGCGTCGATCCACTCGGCGCTGGTGTCGGCGGCGCTGCTGGCGGCCTGCCCGGACGCGGCGGCCGCGGCCGGGTACGACCCGTCGGGTTGGCTGCGCCGGGACGCGCACCACGTGGTGCGGGCGGCGGCGTTCGCGTCGGTGACGCGGGCGCAGCGGGTGGCGGCGCAGCGGCGGGCCCTTCAGCACGCGGCGTCGCTGGGCATCGCCGCGGTGCACGAGTGCGGTGGCCCGGACATCTCCGACGAGGAGGACTTCACCGGGCTGCTGGGTATCTCGGGGGCCGGGGTGCCGGAGGTGTACGGGTACTGGGGTGAGCTGCTGGGCGCGGCGAAGGCCCGGGAGCTGGGTGCGGTGGGCGCGGGTGGTGACCTGTTCGCCGACGGGGCGCTGGGCTCGCGGACGGCGCACGTGTCGGCGGCGTACCTGGACGGGGAGCCGGGGGCGTGCGGGCACGGGTACGTGAGCGCGGAGCAGGTGCGTGACCATCTGCTGGACTGTGCGGCGCACGGGTTGCAGGGCGGTTTCCACGCGATCGGGGACGCGGCGATCGGCACGGTGCTGGAGGGGTTCGCGCAGGCGGCGCAGAAGGTGGGCGTGGACCGGTTGCGGGCGGCCCGGCACCGGATCGAGCACGCGGAGATCATGAGCAAGCGGTTGATCGCCGGGTTCGTGGAGTACGGGATCGTGGCGTCGATGCAGCCGGCGTTCGACCGGTTGTGGGGTGGCGCGGGCCGGATGTACGAGTCGCGGCTGGGGTTGTCCCGGTCGTTGGAGTCGAACCCGATGGGCGCCATGCACGGGGTGGGGGTGGCGTTGGCGTTCGGGTCGGATTCGCCGGTGACGCCGCTGGACCCGTGGGGGTCGGTGCGGGCGGCGGCGGCGCATCACAACCCGGTGCAGCGGATGAGTGTGCGGGCGGCGTTCGCGGCGCACACCCGCGGCGGGTGGCGGGCGGTGCACCTGGACAACGAGGGTGTCCTCGCTCTGGGCGCGCCGGCGACGTTCGCGGTGTGGGACACCCCGGCCGGGGTGGAGCGGGGCCTGCCGGTGTTGCAGGCCGAGGACCCGGAGGCGCGTGGCGCGGAGGACCCGACGCCGCTGCCGGTGTGCCGGGCGACGGTGCTGCGCGGTGACGTGATCTATCAGGAAGGCTCTCTCGAGTGA